In the Chryseobacterium sp. MYb264 genome, one interval contains:
- a CDS encoding ribonuclease domain-containing protein, protein MNNKTRPLFFICLGLLFGMAVMYIYNNFIADSKAENRKPVIEYGSTSGNQNSADPSIDELTNEKTVIQYVKQNHQLPNCYITKNEARKQGWNAAQGNLCEVLPGKAIGGDKFSNREKTLPQGVQYFEADVNYHCGNRNADRIVFTENGEVYLTKDHYKSFEKQ, encoded by the coding sequence ATGAACAACAAAACGCGTCCTTTATTTTTCATTTGTTTAGGTCTTCTCTTCGGAATGGCGGTGATGTATATTTATAATAATTTCATCGCGGATTCAAAAGCTGAAAATAGAAAACCTGTTATTGAATATGGTTCTACATCAGGAAATCAAAACAGCGCAGACCCATCTATTGACGAGCTGACCAATGAAAAAACAGTGATTCAGTATGTGAAGCAGAATCACCAACTTCCCAATTGTTACATCACAAAAAATGAAGCCAGAAAACAAGGCTGGAATGCTGCACAAGGCAACCTTTGTGAAGTTTTACCGGGAAAAGCTATTGGTGGTGATAAATTCAGCAACAGAGAAAAAACATTGCCTCAAGGTGTACAATATTTTGAAGCAGACGTCAATTATCATTGCGGAAACAGAAATGCAGACCGAATTGTTTTCACAGAAAATGGAGAGGTTTATTTAACGAAAGATCATTATAAAAGTTTTGAAAAGCAGTAA
- a CDS encoding barstar family protein, producing MNTIYIDFTEIGDYEDFYTQLKEKLTLPEHFGDNLDALSDVIAGAIEMPLHLEFVNMSVDQLELFEDLLTTLEDAEDDVEDFTFTYYLEQYEDED from the coding sequence ATGAATACAATATACATAGATTTTACTGAGATTGGAGATTACGAAGATTTCTACACTCAGCTTAAAGAAAAACTTACACTTCCTGAACATTTTGGAGATAATCTGGACGCACTTTCAGATGTGATCGCCGGAGCGATTGAAATGCCGCTTCATTTGGAATTTGTCAATATGAGCGTAGATCAACTGGAGCTTTTTGAAGATCTTTTAACGACATTGGAAGATGCTGAAGACGACGTGGAAGATTTTACCTTCACGTATTACCTTGAGCAATACGAAGATGAAGACTAG
- a CDS encoding Crp/Fnr family transcriptional regulator, which produces MIICEELLLSHGAELQNYNSGEFIFEEGATPRYYFQIRSGTVVINSILDDGKEFIHGIPFEGHCFAETYLFHNVNYAINAIAITACEIIRMEKKKFFKFLLKHPEQIFHLYSYTADRMHYRYLTAAALSFRDPLTKIDLVMNYFKDYFGGKEKHSFLIPYTRQQLASLTGLRIETVIRTVKKMEKLDMVKIDNTKIYY; this is translated from the coding sequence ATGATCATCTGTGAAGAACTTTTGCTTTCTCATGGGGCTGAGCTGCAAAATTACAATTCAGGTGAATTTATTTTTGAAGAAGGAGCTACACCGCGGTATTATTTTCAGATAAGAAGCGGCACGGTAGTCATCAACAGTATTTTGGACGACGGAAAGGAATTCATTCATGGGATTCCTTTTGAAGGACATTGTTTTGCGGAAACGTACCTATTTCACAACGTAAATTATGCAATTAATGCTATTGCCATTACCGCCTGTGAAATTATCAGAATGGAAAAAAAGAAGTTTTTTAAATTTCTGCTGAAACATCCTGAACAGATATTTCACCTCTATTCGTACACAGCGGATAGAATGCATTACAGATATTTAACGGCAGCAGCGCTGTCCTTCAGAGATCCTTTAACCAAAATAGATTTGGTGATGAATTACTTCAAAGACTATTTCGGAGGTAAGGAAAAGCATTCTTTTCTTATTCCCTACACCCGGCAGCAGTTGGCATCCCTCACCGGATTACGAATAGAAACCGTGATCCGGACCGTGAAGAAGATGGAAAAGCTTGATATGGTAAAAATCGATAATACAAAGATTTACTATTAA
- the pafA gene encoding alkaline phosphatase PafA, whose protein sequence is MLRKISIAAATFLSVMTINAQKNKNSQLERPKLVVGLVVDQMRWDYLYRFYNKFGNDGFKRLLNSGYSLNNVHIPYVPTVTALGHTSIYTGSVPAIHGIAGNDWTDKETGKNVYCTTDESVKPVGTTNVKVGSHSPKNLWSTTVTDELRLATNFQSKVVGVSLKDRASILPAGHTPTGAFWFDDSTGNFITSTWYMNDLPQWVKSFNAQSLPDQLVANGWNTLLPINQYTESSPDNSAWEGLLGSAKTPTFPYANLAKDYKERKDNIRYTPFGNTLTLKMAEAAVEGEKMGNDDVTDFLAINLASTDYAGHKFGPNSIEVEDVYLRLDQDFAKFFNYLDEKVGKGQYTVFLSADHGGAHSVGFLQEHKLPTGFFGEGMEKNINQKLKDKFGVDKLINSIENYQVYFDRKVLADNKLELDAVRDFAIKEIEKDPTVLYAVSAEKVQEASIPEPIKQRIINGINRQRSGDIQLISHDSMLPPYAKTGTTHSVWNSYDSHIPLLFMGWGIQHGESNKPYFMTDIAPTVSALLKIQFPSGNVGNPITEAIGR, encoded by the coding sequence ATGCTTAGGAAAATTTCGATTGCGGCGGCTACTTTCTTGTCCGTAATGACAATCAATGCGCAGAAGAACAAAAATTCTCAATTAGAAAGACCCAAATTAGTGGTTGGTTTAGTCGTAGACCAGATGCGTTGGGATTATCTGTATCGTTTTTACAATAAGTTTGGTAACGACGGTTTCAAAAGACTGTTAAACTCAGGATATTCCCTGAATAACGTTCATATTCCTTACGTTCCTACGGTAACGGCTTTGGGACATACGAGTATTTATACAGGTTCGGTTCCGGCGATTCACGGGATTGCAGGAAATGACTGGACCGATAAAGAAACGGGGAAAAATGTGTATTGTACAACAGACGAAAGTGTGAAACCGGTAGGGACAACCAATGTTAAAGTAGGAAGCCATTCTCCGAAAAACCTTTGGTCTACAACAGTTACAGACGAATTAAGACTGGCAACAAATTTCCAGTCGAAGGTTGTAGGGGTTTCTTTGAAAGACAGAGCATCTATTTTACCGGCCGGACACACGCCAACAGGAGCGTTCTGGTTTGATGATTCTACAGGAAATTTCATTACGAGTACTTGGTATATGAACGATTTGCCGCAATGGGTAAAATCTTTTAATGCTCAGTCACTTCCGGATCAGCTGGTGGCCAATGGCTGGAATACCTTGCTTCCGATCAATCAGTATACGGAAAGTTCTCCGGATAATTCAGCTTGGGAAGGATTGTTGGGAAGTGCTAAAACGCCGACTTTCCCTTATGCTAATCTAGCGAAAGATTATAAAGAAAGAAAAGACAATATCAGATATACGCCTTTCGGAAATACATTAACGCTGAAAATGGCCGAAGCAGCTGTAGAAGGTGAAAAAATGGGTAACGATGATGTGACGGATTTCTTAGCCATCAATTTGGCATCAACAGATTATGCAGGTCATAAATTTGGTCCGAACTCTATTGAAGTTGAGGATGTCTACTTAAGACTGGATCAGGATTTTGCTAAATTTTTCAATTATTTAGATGAAAAAGTAGGTAAAGGACAATATACAGTATTCCTTTCCGCTGATCACGGAGGTGCGCATTCCGTAGGTTTCCTTCAGGAGCATAAACTTCCTACCGGATTCTTTGGAGAAGGTATGGAGAAAAATATCAATCAAAAATTAAAAGATAAATTCGGGGTTGATAAATTGATCAATTCTATTGAAAATTACCAGGTTTATTTTGATAGAAAAGTATTGGCTGATAATAAATTAGAATTAGATGCGGTAAGAGATTTCGCGATCAAAGAAATAGAAAAAGATCCTACGGTTTTATATGCTGTTTCAGCAGAGAAAGTTCAGGAAGCCAGCATCCCCGAGCCTATTAAACAAAGAATTATTAATGGAATAAACAGACAGAGAAGTGGAGATATTCAGTTGATCTCTCACGATTCTATGCTACCTCCTTACGCCAAAACGGGAACGACACACAGTGTTTGGAATTCCTATGATTCTCACATTCCTTTGTTATTTATGGGTTGGGGAATTCAGCATGGGGAAAGCAATAAGCCTTACTTTATGACAGACATCGCTCCTACGGTTTCTGCGTTACTAAAGATTCAGTTTCCCAGTGGAAATGTTGGAAATCCGATTACAGAAGCTATTGGAAGATAG
- a CDS encoding VOC family protein, with protein sequence MIKFKYVILYVEDLEKSMNFYKDTFNTEIKFITPEKDYGELITGDTTLSFASLALANSNIKEGFLHSKATEKPFGIELGFVTDNVEDLVEKAISKGATLYENVVEKPWGQKVAYIKDPDHYLVEICTEIQ encoded by the coding sequence ATGATTAAATTCAAATATGTAATTCTGTATGTTGAAGATCTGGAAAAATCTATGAATTTTTACAAAGATACTTTCAATACAGAAATCAAATTTATCACTCCTGAAAAAGATTACGGCGAGCTGATAACCGGAGATACCACCCTTTCGTTCGCTTCTCTTGCATTAGCCAATTCAAATATTAAGGAAGGATTTTTACATTCAAAAGCAACTGAGAAACCTTTCGGAATAGAACTGGGTTTTGTGACTGATAATGTTGAAGATTTAGTCGAAAAAGCAATTTCCAAAGGAGCCACTTTATATGAAAATGTGGTTGAAAAACCTTGGGGACAAAAAGTAGCTTATATTAAAGATCCAGATCATTATTTGGTTGAAATTTGCACAGAAATTCAGTAA
- a CDS encoding GNAT family N-acetyltransferase — MEIRKLTRLDDNPTFNWGLNGYETDKIFVVSAIEIGTTFEFSLREKNQPYKKVWETSSEDINDLNNIIKQGHSFGAFDHNELVGWIICDFRTWNNSLFIENVLISEKFRGQNIGRLLIKSVNREARELNCRIVELETQNTNYPAIKFYQSAGFLITGINTKLYNNSMETALFMSYDVL; from the coding sequence ATGGAAATAAGAAAGCTTACTCGATTAGATGATAATCCTACGTTCAATTGGGGTTTGAATGGTTATGAAACCGATAAAATCTTTGTAGTTTCCGCTATTGAGATCGGAACGACATTTGAGTTTAGTCTGAGAGAAAAAAATCAACCTTATAAAAAAGTTTGGGAAACGAGTTCAGAGGATATCAATGATTTAAATAATATAATCAAACAGGGACATTCATTCGGAGCCTTTGATCATAATGAACTCGTTGGCTGGATCATCTGTGATTTCCGAACCTGGAACAATAGTCTTTTCATCGAAAATGTATTGATCAGTGAAAAATTCCGAGGTCAGAATATCGGCAGATTATTGATAAAAAGTGTGAACCGTGAAGCAAGAGAACTGAATTGCAGAATAGTTGAGCTCGAAACACAAAATACCAATTATCCTGCTATAAAATTTTATCAAAGCGCAGGTTTCCTTATTACGGGAATCAATACAAAATTGTATAATAATTCGATGGAAACTGCTCTGTTTATGAGCTATGACGTATTATAG
- a CDS encoding TetR/AcrR family transcriptional regulator: MAGRPKIFDEQEAVEKATEVFRAKGYDTASADELLGAMGIGKGSFYLAFKGGKQELYIRSIKQFAENFNRKISQAIENSEDQIEFIRQFFLQLADANDCDIERGCYLGNALVQLSEKDDEIKKITAELLKSLQKIFKKAIKKAQQNGKLKTQEDPEILAWHLTNLWNGIHVTRRMESSPQMLRSLIEMNLRILE, translated from the coding sequence ATGGCAGGAAGACCAAAAATATTCGACGAACAGGAAGCTGTTGAAAAAGCAACGGAAGTCTTTAGAGCAAAAGGTTACGACACTGCTTCTGCAGACGAATTATTAGGAGCCATGGGAATCGGGAAAGGAAGCTTTTATCTGGCTTTTAAAGGAGGAAAACAGGAATTGTATATTCGCTCCATCAAACAGTTTGCCGAAAATTTTAATCGAAAAATTAGTCAGGCTATTGAAAATTCTGAAGATCAGATTGAATTTATCCGACAGTTTTTTCTACAACTTGCCGATGCAAATGATTGCGATATTGAGAGAGGCTGTTATCTTGGAAATGCCTTGGTACAGCTTTCTGAAAAAGATGATGAGATAAAAAAAATCACAGCAGAATTATTAAAAAGCTTACAGAAAATCTTCAAAAAAGCAATCAAAAAAGCACAGCAAAACGGAAAATTAAAAACTCAGGAAGATCCAGAAATTTTAGCGTGGCATCTCACCAATCTCTGGAACGGAATTCACGTGACAAGACGCATGGAAAGTTCACCCCAAATGCTTCGATCTCTCATTGAAATGAACTTGAGAATATTGGAGTAA
- a CDS encoding SDR family oxidoreductase produces the protein MNITNNTILITGGGSGIGLEIAKTLSPANKVIIVGRTKEKLDAAAKDLQNVFTIQADITNEGDIDRLYEEVKTTFGGINILINNAGNAYVYNLANDGDIYSKAVAEFTTNYFAPIHLTDKFLPLLKQQNEAAIVNVSSIVGLVPGSHVPTYSDSKAALHSHTRLLRYELSKDTNVKVFELMPPLVNTDFSVEIGGRENGIPASDVANDLVKALQEDIYEIRVGNTELVYNNFFAATEGAFATFNP, from the coding sequence ATGAACATTACAAACAACACCATTTTGATTACCGGCGGAGGTTCAGGAATCGGTTTAGAAATTGCAAAAACATTAAGTCCAGCGAATAAAGTGATCATCGTGGGAAGAACAAAAGAAAAATTAGATGCTGCAGCGAAAGATTTACAAAATGTTTTCACCATTCAAGCGGATATTACCAATGAAGGGGATATCGACAGATTATATGAAGAAGTAAAAACAACGTTTGGAGGCATTAATATTCTGATCAACAATGCTGGAAATGCTTACGTTTACAATCTTGCGAATGACGGTGATATTTACAGCAAAGCCGTTGCAGAATTTACGACTAATTATTTTGCACCCATTCATCTGACAGACAAATTTCTTCCTCTTTTAAAACAACAGAACGAAGCAGCTATTGTCAATGTTTCATCCATTGTAGGGCTTGTTCCTGGTTCTCATGTTCCGACCTATTCTGATTCGAAGGCAGCACTTCACTCTCACACAAGACTGTTGAGATACGAACTGTCAAAAGATACCAATGTAAAAGTTTTTGAATTGATGCCACCTTTGGTAAATACAGATTTTTCTGTAGAAATTGGAGGTCGCGAAAACGGAATTCCCGCTTCTGATGTTGCCAATGATTTGGTGAAAGCGCTTCAGGAAGATATTTATGAAATTCGTGTCGGAAATACAGAATTGGTTTACAATAATTTCTTTGCCGCTACGGAAGGGGCTTTTGCCACTTTTAATCCTTAA
- a CDS encoding DUF2268 domain-containing putative Zn-dependent protease (predicted Zn-dependent protease with a strongly conserved HExxH motif), which translates to MKRSILYIMTIAAVCFSSMNQKLSPENTFETNIEKLADSIKVNDIVVKNLFKYQILAHQNNTFDAEMITKKVYQPHKKLWDSCYGSIFGDENAGKFNNAEGMIEWNKTLYPKNKILFEERAQSLLNINLNKVLKTNLKKFSQLVPYQPKATISILYSPLTGIGFGGCNADQFALELNYENTDPEYMIEKGLPHELNHLVYEKFRTQDAHKNSALSQTIDEGFACYFTWVFFEGKIQKYEAVENMSKKDWEWFLKNEKKIFVNTKKFFDDESGNNPLLRNDKLKLFPDAPKTLNYWLGFRIVQKYVDKHGADSWKDIYQLNSKEVLEKSGYEEFINSL; encoded by the coding sequence ATGAAACGAAGTATTTTATACATAATGACCATTGCAGCAGTCTGCTTCAGCTCAATGAATCAAAAATTAAGTCCTGAAAATACTTTTGAAACGAATATTGAGAAACTGGCTGACAGTATCAAAGTAAATGATATCGTGGTGAAAAATTTGTTTAAATATCAGATTTTAGCTCATCAAAATAATACTTTCGATGCTGAAATGATTACAAAAAAAGTATATCAACCTCACAAAAAACTTTGGGACAGTTGCTATGGAAGTATTTTTGGTGATGAAAATGCCGGAAAATTCAATAATGCTGAAGGGATGATCGAATGGAATAAAACTTTGTATCCTAAAAATAAGATCTTGTTTGAAGAAAGAGCGCAAAGTCTTTTGAATATTAATCTTAACAAAGTTTTAAAAACCAATCTGAAAAAGTTCAGCCAGTTGGTTCCTTATCAGCCAAAAGCGACAATCAGTATTTTGTACAGTCCGTTAACGGGAATTGGTTTTGGAGGCTGCAATGCCGATCAGTTTGCTTTGGAACTGAATTATGAAAATACCGATCCTGAATATATGATTGAAAAAGGATTGCCACACGAACTTAATCATTTGGTGTATGAAAAATTCAGAACTCAGGATGCTCATAAAAATTCTGCGCTAAGTCAGACTATTGATGAAGGTTTTGCCTGTTATTTTACCTGGGTTTTCTTTGAAGGAAAAATTCAGAAATATGAAGCGGTTGAAAATATGTCGAAAAAAGATTGGGAATGGTTTCTTAAAAATGAAAAGAAAATCTTTGTCAATACGAAAAAATTTTTCGACGATGAATCAGGAAATAATCCGCTGTTAAGAAATGATAAGTTAAAATTATTTCCCGACGCTCCGAAAACGCTGAATTATTGGTTAGGTTTCAGGATCGTTCAAAAATATGTTGATAAGCACGGTGCCGATTCGTGGAAAGATATTTATCAGTTAAATTCAAAAGAGGTGTTGGAGAAAAGCGGGTATGAGGAATTTATTAATTCCCTTTAA
- a CDS encoding NmrA family NAD(P)-binding protein — protein sequence MKIIVTGSLGNISKPLTIELVEKGHDVTVISSNPDRKSAIEALGAKAAIGTMEDIDFLTETFRGADIIYAMEALNAGVFFNHEIDFIQANIQIAKNYKEAIEKSGVKNIIHLSSIGAHTNEGNGILKFHYEAEKVLNELPQEVFIKFMRPVGFYYNMYAFIPTIKAQNAIIQNYGGDEKEPWVSPIDIASVIAEEVEKPFKRREIRYIASEEISPNEIAKTLGEAIGNSDLKWITISDEDLLNNLINVGMNPETAKGFVEMNKARRGSILYEDYYKNRPVLGKIKVKDFAEDFAKAYHK from the coding sequence ATGAAAATTATTGTAACAGGTTCTTTAGGGAATATCAGCAAACCTTTAACGATAGAATTGGTAGAAAAAGGTCATGATGTAACGGTAATCAGCAGCAATCCCGATAGAAAATCAGCGATTGAAGCATTGGGAGCAAAAGCAGCAATCGGTACGATGGAAGATATTGATTTTTTAACCGAAACTTTCAGAGGAGCGGATATTATTTATGCTATGGAAGCATTGAATGCAGGTGTATTTTTTAACCATGAAATTGATTTTATTCAGGCTAATATTCAAATTGCCAAAAATTATAAAGAAGCCATCGAAAAATCAGGAGTGAAGAATATTATCCATTTAAGCAGTATTGGTGCTCACACGAATGAAGGAAACGGGATCCTGAAATTCCATTATGAAGCAGAAAAAGTATTGAATGAACTTCCTCAGGAGGTTTTCATTAAATTCATGCGTCCGGTTGGCTTTTATTATAATATGTATGCTTTTATTCCGACCATCAAAGCTCAAAATGCCATTATTCAAAACTACGGTGGAGATGAAAAAGAGCCGTGGGTTTCGCCAATCGATATCGCTTCTGTAATTGCTGAAGAAGTGGAGAAACCATTTAAAAGAAGAGAAATCCGTTACATCGCCAGTGAAGAAATTTCACCCAATGAAATTGCGAAAACTTTAGGGGAAGCGATTGGAAATTCCGACTTAAAATGGATCACTATTTCGGATGAGGATTTGTTGAACAATTTAATTAATGTCGGAATGAATCCCGAAACGGCAAAAGGTTTTGTAGAAATGAATAAAGCAAGACGAGGAAGCATTTTATATGAAGATTACTACAAAAACAGACCTGTTTTAGGCAAAATTAAAGTGAAAGATTTTGCAGAGGATTTTGCGAAAGCTTATCATAAATAA
- a CDS encoding helix-turn-helix domain-containing protein translates to MKQPVRIKTISEFHEFRGLPKPEHPLISVVDYSLIKHTQESGSASWVQDYYSISIKRNSHAKIKYGQQKYDFDEGVMFFMAPGQVFSVEVTPDSPSKHSGWILLIHPDFLWNTSLAKKIKQYEYFDYSVNEALFLSEKEENIIKNIVQNIQNEYHSSIDAFSQNIIISQIETLLNYGERFYQRQFITRRITNHKILDSLEELLTDYFNNKDLITKGLPTVHGIAEQLNVSPSYLTGLLKVLTGQSTQQHIHEKLIEKAKEKLSTSQLSISEIAYELGFEHPQSFSKLFKSKTQVSPLEFRQSFN, encoded by the coding sequence ATGAAACAGCCGGTAAGAATAAAAACGATCAGTGAGTTCCATGAATTTCGTGGGTTGCCGAAGCCGGAACATCCGCTCATCAGCGTGGTAGATTACAGCCTGATCAAACACACCCAGGAAAGTGGTTCTGCGAGCTGGGTTCAGGATTATTATTCTATTTCCATCAAAAGAAATTCTCATGCGAAAATCAAGTATGGTCAGCAAAAGTATGATTTTGATGAAGGCGTGATGTTTTTTATGGCTCCCGGACAGGTTTTCAGTGTGGAAGTCACCCCAGATTCACCATCAAAACATTCGGGATGGATTTTACTGATTCACCCTGATTTTCTCTGGAATACATCTTTAGCTAAAAAAATAAAGCAGTATGAATATTTTGATTATTCCGTAAATGAGGCTTTATTTCTTTCCGAAAAAGAAGAAAATATCATTAAAAATATCGTTCAGAATATTCAGAATGAATACCATTCTTCAATTGACGCATTCAGCCAGAATATTATTATTTCACAAATTGAAACCTTACTGAATTATGGTGAACGCTTTTATCAGCGGCAATTTATAACGCGAAGAATTACCAATCATAAAATTCTGGATTCGCTGGAAGAGCTGCTTACAGATTATTTCAACAATAAAGACCTCATCACCAAAGGTCTTCCAACGGTACACGGCATTGCCGAACAGCTGAACGTTTCACCAAGCTATTTAACGGGATTATTAAAAGTGCTGACAGGACAAAGCACACAACAGCACATTCACGAAAAACTGATCGAAAAAGCAAAGGAAAAACTTTCCACTTCGCAATTATCTATCAGTGAAATTGCTTATGAATTAGGCTTTGAACATCCGCAGTCTTTCAGTAAATTATTCAAAAGTAAAACGCAGGTTTCGCCTTTGGAATTTCGGCAATCTTTTAATTAA
- a CDS encoding HNH endonuclease, with protein MEYLTSAGKYGKNYAPSTVYNYGLAIDVVSNDITTYLEKSFTSLFNIIDVDILNEYFNQFHTIPQIIEEEKVSGTKKSSAFRRYIEFCQTIAKPNFNVNQPELDDIYEVRSQDGEKIIISKAAERDALLRSLAIKIHGTNCFGCNFNFVEKYGKAGEGFIEIHHTVPLARYEESRVIDPKTDLIPLCSNCHRIVHRRKDFVLTLEELKVIINQN; from the coding sequence ATGGAGTACTTAACTTCCGCCGGAAAATATGGCAAAAATTACGCTCCCTCTACAGTTTACAATTACGGTTTAGCGATAGATGTTGTTTCTAATGATATTACGACGTATTTAGAAAAGAGTTTTACATCTTTATTTAATATCATTGATGTAGATATTCTGAATGAATACTTTAATCAGTTTCATACCATCCCGCAGATTATTGAAGAAGAAAAAGTAAGCGGAACTAAAAAAAGCAGTGCCTTTAGAAGATATATCGAATTTTGTCAAACCATTGCCAAACCAAACTTCAATGTGAATCAACCAGAACTTGATGATATTTATGAAGTAAGATCACAAGACGGCGAAAAAATCATTATCTCCAAAGCAGCCGAAAGAGATGCATTATTACGAAGTTTAGCGATAAAAATACATGGAACAAACTGTTTCGGATGTAATTTTAATTTCGTTGAAAAATACGGAAAAGCTGGCGAAGGTTTTATTGAAATTCATCACACAGTTCCCTTAGCTCGTTATGAAGAATCCCGAGTTATTGATCCCAAAACTGATTTAATTCCTCTTTGTTCAAACTGCCACCGCATCGTTCACCGCAGAAAAGATTTTGTGCTTACCTTAGAGGAGCTGAAGGTGATTATTAATCAGAATTAA
- a CDS encoding malate dehydrogenase, producing MKVTVVGAGAVGASCAEYIAMKNFCSEVVLVDIKEGFAEGKAMDLMQTASLNGFDTQITGTTGDYSKTAGSHVAVITSGIPRKPGMTREELIGINAGIVKEVTANLVKHSPEVIIIVVSNPMDTMAYLVHKTSGLPKHKIIGMGGALDSARFKYRLAEALEAPISDVDGMVIAAHSDTGMLPLLSKATRNGVPVTEFLDEEQQKYVIEETKVGGATLTKLLGTSAWYAPGAAVSVMVQAIACDQKKMIPCSLMLEGEYGQNDICLGVPAIIGANGVEKIVNITLTADEQLKFAEAAKAVREVNGDLKF from the coding sequence ATGAAAGTAACTGTAGTAGGAGCGGGCGCTGTAGGGGCTAGCTGTGCGGAATATATTGCCATGAAAAACTTCTGTTCAGAAGTCGTTTTAGTAGATATTAAAGAAGGATTTGCTGAAGGAAAAGCAATGGATTTAATGCAGACAGCATCTTTAAACGGATTTGATACACAAATTACGGGAACAACAGGAGATTACAGCAAAACCGCTGGTTCTCATGTAGCTGTTATCACCTCAGGAATTCCAAGAAAACCGGGAATGACCAGAGAAGAGCTTATCGGGATTAATGCAGGTATCGTAAAAGAGGTTACGGCTAACTTGGTAAAACATTCTCCGGAAGTAATTATCATCGTGGTTTCTAACCCAATGGATACAATGGCTTATTTGGTACACAAAACTTCAGGACTGCCTAAGCATAAAATCATTGGAATGGGGGGTGCACTGGATTCTGCAAGATTCAAATACAGATTGGCTGAGGCTTTAGAAGCTCCGATTTCTGACGTAGACGGAATGGTAATCGCCGCTCACAGTGATACAGGGATGCTTCCTTTATTGAGCAAAGCAACAAGAAACGGAGTTCCTGTAACTGAGTTCCTTGATGAAGAGCAACAAAAATATGTAATTGAAGAAACTAAAGTAGGAGGTGCAACGCTTACGAAATTATTAGGAACTTCTGCTTGGTATGCGCCAGGTGCAGCTGTTTCTGTAATGGTTCAGGCAATTGCTTGCGACCAGAAGAAAATGATCCCTTGTTCTTTAATGCTTGAAGGTGAATACGGACAAAATGATATCTGCCTGGGGGTTCCTGCTATTATCGGAGCAAACGGTGTTGAGAAAATCGTAAACATTACATTAACTGCGGATGAGCAATTGAAATTTGCTGAAGCTGCAAAAGCGGTAAGAGAGGTTAATGGTGATTTGAAGTTTTAA
- a CDS encoding biliverdin-producing heme oxygenase — MVSEYLKQNTAEYHDAAEKLFNSEKIFSKTFTLEDYKKIIHTNYLMLLHSEDKIFNSLSGNFSEKLQLNERKKLPLIEKDLASLALENRTPSHPLEFGNEHEALGAMYVIEGSTLGGNVIAKQLSKTEGFDSVTFNFFGCYQENTGPMWKNFKEVLDTEVSEENYNEVLSGAKKLYSFLLNVN; from the coding sequence ATGGTATCAGAATATCTTAAACAAAATACAGCGGAATACCACGATGCTGCTGAGAAACTTTTTAACTCTGAGAAAATTTTTAGTAAAACTTTCACTCTTGAAGATTATAAAAAAATTATCCATACCAATTATCTGATGCTTCTTCACAGTGAAGACAAAATATTCAACAGCCTTTCCGGAAATTTTTCTGAAAAACTTCAGTTAAACGAAAGAAAAAAACTTCCTTTAATTGAGAAAGACCTGGCAAGTTTGGCTTTGGAAAACAGAACTCCTTCGCATCCGCTGGAATTTGGGAACGAGCATGAAGCATTAGGAGCCATGTATGTGATTGAAGGTTCTACTTTAGGTGGAAACGTAATCGCTAAGCAGCTTTCTAAAACAGAAGGTTTTGATAGTGTAACGTTCAATTTCTTCGGATGTTATCAGGAAAATACAGGGCCAATGTGGAAAAACTTTAAAGAGGTTCTGGATACCGAAGTTAGTGAAGAGAACTATAATGAAGTACTTTCAGGAGCTAAAAAACTATACTCGTTTCTATTAAACGTGAACTAG